The Aestuariibaculum lutulentum genome segment GAATCAGAGCCTGTTGGAAAAGTATTAATGGCAACCGTAAAAGGTGATGTTCACGATATTGGTAAAAATATTGTAAGTGTGGTTCTGGCATGTAACAACTACGAGATTATCGATTTAGGGGTTATGGTGCCGCCGGAAAAAATTATTGAAACAGCCATTAAAGAGCGTGTTGATGCTATTGGTCTTTCAGGATTAATTACACCATCGCTTGATGAAATGGTGTATTTAGCAAAGGAAATGCAGCGCGAGAATTTTAGTGTGCCGTTGTTAATTGGTGGAGCAACCACTTCAAAAGCACATACAGCTGTAAAAATTGATCCGCAGTATGAAAACGCTGTGGTTCATGTTAACGATGCATCGCGTGCAGTTACCGTTGTAGGTGATTTGTTAAACAAGAAAACATCAAATGAATACGTTGCTAAACTTAAAAAAGACTACGATGAATTCCGTGAGAAGTTTTTAAAACGCGGAAAAGAGAAATCGTTTATATCTATTGAAGAAGCACGTAAACGTAAATATAAAATTGATTGGGAACAGACTGAAATTATAAAGCCTAAGGAATTAGGTGTTCAGATGTTGAAGCAATTAAGCTTGAAAGAATTAGTGCCTTACATTGATTGGAGTCCGTTTTTTAGAAGCTGGGATTTACATGGTAAATTCCCGGATATTTTAACGGATAAGGTTGTTGGTGAGCAGGCTTCTATTATGTATAAAGAGGCTCAGGAGATGATTGAAGAAATCATTGCGAAGCAACTTTTAAAACCAAAAGCGGTTTTCGGATTGTTTGAAGCAAATAGCATCAATGATGATGATATTTCTGTTCAGAAGAAAGGAAAAGAAGTAGCCGTGTTCAGAACGTTACGTCAGCAATTAAGCAAGCGTGAAGGGATTCCTAATCATGCCTTGGCGGATTTTATTGCGCCTAAAGAGAGTGGAAAAACCGATTATATCGGGGCGTTTTGCGTTGGAATTTTCGGAGCTCAGGAATTAGCCGATGATTATCGGGCAAAAGGTGACGATTACAACGGTATTATGGCTCAGGCTATCGCCGATCGTTTTGCTGAAGCCTTTGCCGAATATTTACATAAGCAAGTAAGAACCAAGCATTGGGGTTATGCTGCTGATGAAGATTTAACCAACGACGATTTAATTAAAGAAAGTTACAAAGGTATTCGCCCGGCACCAGGTTATCCGGCGTGTCCGGACCATTTAGAAAAGGAAACCATTTGGGAGCTTTTAGATGTTGAAAAGATTATCGGTGTTAAATTAACAGAAAGTTTAGCAATGTGGCCAGCGGCGGCGGTTTCGGGGTATTATTTTGCAAATCCGGAAGCGAAGTACTTTGGTTTAGGAAAAATTACCGACGATCAGGTAACCGATTATGCAAATCGTAAAGGCATAGATAAATCGAAAGCCGATAAATGGTTACATCCAAATATCGCTGACTAATAGTTAAAGAATTATGACAGTCGATTTTATAGAATTATCGTTAGGAAGCCACATGATTTCTCATGGTTATGATGCTGAAAACAATGAAGTTTTAGAGCATGTGGTTGTTGAAAGTTTTTCTAAAAAAGTGGTTGCTATTTCAAGAATAAAATCGGTTAGTGAAAAGTATATTTTAACCGATTATACCAACGGGCGATGGATT includes the following:
- the metH gene encoding methionine synthase; its protein translation is MKVKQTKYMKLSGLEPLVLNENSNFINVGERTNVAGSRKFLRLIKDEQFDEALDIARHQVDGGAQIIDINMDDGLIDGKESMVRFLNLIAAEPDISRVPIMIDSSKWEIIEAGLQVVQGKCVVNSISLKEGEEKFIWEAKQIKRYGAAVIVMAFDEVGQADNYERRIEIAERSYRILVDKVGFPSEDIIFDLNIFPVATGMDEHRKNAIDFIEATRWVRQNLENVSVSGGVSNVSFSFRGNDTVREAMHSVFLYHAIQAGMNMGIVNPTMLEVYDDIPKDLLEHVEDVVLDRRDDATERLLEFAETVKGTKAEKTVDLSWRENPVQDRITHALVKGIDAFIIEDVEAARLESEKPIDVIEGHLMIGMNVVGDLFGAGKMFLPQVVKSARVMKKAVAYLNPFIEAEKSEESEPVGKVLMATVKGDVHDIGKNIVSVVLACNNYEIIDLGVMVPPEKIIETAIKERVDAIGLSGLITPSLDEMVYLAKEMQRENFSVPLLIGGATTSKAHTAVKIDPQYENAVVHVNDASRAVTVVGDLLNKKTSNEYVAKLKKDYDEFREKFLKRGKEKSFISIEEARKRKYKIDWEQTEIIKPKELGVQMLKQLSLKELVPYIDWSPFFRSWDLHGKFPDILTDKVVGEQASIMYKEAQEMIEEIIAKQLLKPKAVFGLFEANSINDDDISVQKKGKEVAVFRTLRQQLSKREGIPNHALADFIAPKESGKTDYIGAFCVGIFGAQELADDYRAKGDDYNGIMAQAIADRFAEAFAEYLHKQVRTKHWGYAADEDLTNDDLIKESYKGIRPAPGYPACPDHLEKETIWELLDVEKIIGVKLTESLAMWPAAAVSGYYFANPEAKYFGLGKITDDQVTDYANRKGIDKSKADKWLHPNIAD